The proteins below come from a single Bryobacter aggregatus MPL3 genomic window:
- the ilvB gene encoding biosynthetic-type acetolactate synthase large subunit, protein MASTTTTQPIAAGTLLSGSQILLECLRREGVDLIFGYPGGVTLPFYDAMYDHEIQHVLVRHEQNAAFAAQGYSRATGKVGVCCATSGPGAMNLVTGLVDAMMDSIPVVAITGQVTSKLIGTDAFQEADTFGITRPATKHNFMVKHVSELPRIIHEAFYLASTGRPGPVLVDIPKDIFQASSHYQPVDSIHLPGYKLYTEGHTGQIRRAAQMIWESERPMVYAGGGIIHSHAHDELKELVELADLPTVNTLMGLGALPGNHRNFISMPGMHGSYAANMGMYNTDLIIALGVRFDDRVTGRLAAFAPHAKVIHVDIDPSEISKIRNAELPIVGDAKKVLQKLNRVMRELEPEMRALKSNQRAEWWNTIRGWMEEHPLKHEFSIDQIKPQHLMAEINRISNGEAIVTTDVGQHQMWAAQLIRYDHPRLWINSGGLGTMGFGLPSAIGAQMACPDKLVFTICGDGGFQMSIPEFATIANHKLPIKIIVMNNGYLGMVRQWQELFYNNRLSQVTLDSFPDATMLAGAYGFKGRTIDKPEELRAALEEAVNEPGPYFLNVRVTPTENVYPMVPAGGAINEMVLTPPQPVAVA, encoded by the coding sequence ATGGCTTCCACCACTACTACCCAGCCGATCGCAGCTGGCACTCTGTTGAGCGGATCGCAGATCCTGCTCGAGTGTCTCCGCCGCGAAGGCGTCGACTTGATTTTTGGCTATCCCGGCGGCGTGACGCTTCCGTTCTATGACGCGATGTACGATCACGAGATCCAACACGTCCTCGTACGCCATGAGCAGAACGCTGCCTTTGCTGCGCAAGGTTATTCACGCGCGACAGGAAAAGTAGGTGTTTGCTGCGCCACCTCCGGACCTGGAGCCATGAACCTTGTTACGGGTCTTGTGGACGCGATGATGGATTCGATTCCGGTGGTAGCGATCACGGGTCAGGTGACCTCGAAGCTGATCGGCACCGATGCGTTCCAGGAAGCGGATACCTTTGGCATCACGCGGCCTGCGACGAAGCACAACTTCATGGTGAAGCATGTCAGCGAATTGCCGCGCATCATCCATGAGGCGTTTTATCTGGCTTCGACGGGCCGGCCGGGGCCGGTACTGGTCGATATCCCGAAGGACATCTTCCAGGCTTCCTCGCACTACCAGCCGGTCGATTCGATCCACCTGCCTGGCTACAAGCTTTATACGGAAGGCCACACCGGCCAGATCCGCCGCGCCGCCCAGATGATCTGGGAGTCGGAGCGTCCGATGGTCTACGCCGGCGGCGGCATCATTCACTCCCACGCTCATGATGAGTTGAAGGAACTGGTGGAGCTGGCTGACCTGCCGACGGTCAACACGTTGATGGGCCTGGGCGCGCTGCCCGGCAATCATCGCAACTTCATCTCCATGCCCGGCATGCACGGATCCTATGCCGCAAACATGGGCATGTACAACACGGACCTGATCATTGCTCTCGGTGTCCGCTTTGATGATCGTGTGACGGGCCGCCTGGCTGCCTTTGCGCCGCATGCGAAGGTGATCCATGTCGACATCGACCCGAGTGAGATCTCAAAGATCCGCAACGCCGAACTCCCCATTGTGGGCGATGCGAAGAAGGTCCTGCAGAAGCTGAACCGCGTGATGCGTGAACTCGAACCCGAGATGCGCGCGCTCAAGTCGAACCAGCGCGCCGAATGGTGGAACACCATCCGCGGCTGGATGGAAGAACATCCGCTGAAGCACGAGTTCTCGATCGATCAGATCAAGCCGCAGCACCTGATGGCGGAAATCAATCGCATCTCAAACGGCGAAGCGATTGTCACCACCGACGTTGGCCAGCACCAGATGTGGGCCGCGCAGTTGATCCGCTACGATCATCCGCGCCTCTGGATCAATTCGGGTGGCTTGGGCACGATGGGCTTTGGCCTGCCGAGCGCGATTGGCGCGCAGATGGCTTGCCCGGACAAGCTGGTGTTTACGATCTGCGGTGACGGCGGCTTCCAGATGTCGATCCCCGAGTTTGCAACCATCGCCAACCATAAGCTGCCGATCAAGATCATCGTCATGAACAATGGCTATCTCGGCATGGTGCGCCAGTGGCAGGAACTGTTCTACAACAATCGTTTGAGCCAGGTGACGCTCGACAGCTTCCCGGATGCGACGATGCTGGCCGGCGCCTATGGCTTCAAGGGCCGCACGATCGACAAGCCGGAAGAACTCCGCGCTGCGCTTGAAGAGGCGGTGAATGAGCCCGGTCCGTACTTCCTGAACGTACGCGTGACCCCGACCGAGAACGTCTACCCGATGGTTCCGGCTGGTGGGGCAATCAACGAGATGGTGCTGACTCCGCCGCAGCCGGTTGCGGTGGCCTAG
- a CDS encoding serine hydrolase domain-containing protein, with product MRALLLFALVTALTAQTPQFLNPQRKALLASSYPEIDKVFQKFFEEKQVPGMVYGLIIDGELVRTKSFGVRELGSKEPVTAETAFRIASMSKSFTALAILKLRDAGKLSLDDLVSKWIPETANWKYPTRDSAPLRVRQLLTHSAGFPEDNPWGDRQLAISDAEMTRWLEAGIPFSTPPDSGYEYSNYGFAMLGRIVAKASGKTYEEYLQKEILQPLGLQSTWVEPRLVPPQRRAFGYGKRNEKYFEIPSLAHGAFGPMGGLVTDVRDLAKYVAYQLSAEPPRDDMDNGPVKRSSMREMQRIWRANGSGGYGYGLGISSSCRFDKIVSHGGGLPGFGSYMMWLPEYGVGMVAMANLTYTSGAQAIREAFEVLAKTGGLEPRVLPASPVLLSTQSSLLGLWNRWSDAGMDAIAADNLFLDKPRGIYQSEMEELKGKFTNCSAGALKPENWLRGTFPLECKEGKVGVTFTLAPTNPPKLQALRFVPNPEVPAAKSCAP from the coding sequence ATGCGCGCACTCCTCCTCTTTGCTCTCGTCACGGCCCTGACTGCTCAAACACCACAGTTTTTGAACCCGCAGCGAAAGGCGCTTCTTGCCAGCTCGTACCCGGAAATCGACAAGGTCTTTCAGAAGTTTTTTGAAGAGAAGCAAGTGCCCGGAATGGTCTATGGCCTGATCATCGACGGTGAGTTAGTACGGACGAAATCCTTTGGCGTGCGCGAACTGGGCAGCAAGGAGCCCGTGACGGCAGAGACGGCTTTCCGCATTGCTTCGATGTCAAAGAGCTTTACAGCGCTGGCGATCTTGAAGCTGCGGGATGCCGGGAAGCTGTCGCTGGACGATCTGGTGTCGAAGTGGATTCCCGAGACGGCGAACTGGAAGTATCCAACGCGCGATTCCGCACCGCTGCGCGTGCGGCAATTACTGACGCATAGCGCCGGTTTTCCAGAAGATAATCCCTGGGGCGACCGGCAGTTGGCAATTTCGGATGCGGAGATGACGAGGTGGCTGGAGGCCGGGATTCCGTTTTCGACGCCACCCGATAGCGGCTATGAGTATTCGAATTACGGCTTTGCGATGCTGGGACGAATTGTCGCCAAGGCAAGTGGCAAGACTTATGAGGAGTACCTGCAGAAGGAAATCCTGCAACCGCTCGGTTTGCAATCCACCTGGGTGGAACCGCGCCTGGTGCCGCCGCAACGGCGCGCCTTCGGTTATGGCAAGCGGAATGAGAAGTACTTTGAGATTCCATCGCTGGCGCATGGCGCCTTCGGTCCGATGGGTGGGCTGGTGACCGATGTACGCGATCTGGCGAAGTATGTCGCCTATCAGTTGAGTGCCGAGCCGCCACGTGACGATATGGACAATGGTCCCGTCAAGCGGTCAAGCATGCGGGAGATGCAACGTATCTGGCGCGCGAATGGATCGGGTGGTTATGGTTATGGCTTGGGCATCAGTTCCAGTTGCCGCTTCGACAAGATTGTCTCGCATGGCGGAGGGCTGCCCGGCTTTGGCTCCTACATGATGTGGCTTCCGGAGTATGGTGTGGGCATGGTGGCGATGGCCAACCTCACCTATACGAGTGGAGCGCAGGCGATTCGTGAGGCTTTTGAGGTATTGGCGAAGACAGGTGGCCTTGAGCCGCGCGTGTTGCCCGCCTCGCCCGTGTTGCTGTCGACACAATCCTCTTTGCTGGGGCTTTGGAATCGTTGGAGCGATGCGGGGATGGATGCCATTGCTGCGGACAACCTGTTTCTTGATAAGCCGCGTGGGATCTACCAGAGTGAGATGGAAGAGTTGAAGGGGAAGTTTACGAACTGCAGTGCGGGGGCCTTGAAGCCAGAGAATTGGCTGCGCGGTACTTTTCCGTTGGAATGCAAGGAGGGCAAGGTCGGTGTGACCTTTACGCTTGCTCCCACCAATCCACCGAAGCTGCAGGCACTTCGTTTTGTTCCCAATCCGGAAGTGCCTGCAGCGAAGAGTTGTGCGCCCTAG
- a CDS encoding DUF1501 domain-containing protein, whose amino-acid sequence MNPHWNAHLNKTLSRRDLLQVSSAGFGSLALAGLLGAEEKRGPLDPRAPHFPAKAKRVIFLFMHGGPSQVDTFDYKPLLKRDHGKPLPFARPKVVSSETFNLLQSPWSFKQYGQSGAWVSSLFPEIAKCVDDLCIVKSMYGSNSRHGGALLELHTGSDTFVRPSMGSWITYGLGTENSSMPGFLTICPTQSHGGANNFGSAFLPAPYAGTAIGSVGIAAKDARIPFISNKETPREIQRHEIDYSQILNRKQLEMTGPDRALEGRIESFELAFRMQAEAPDLQDLSNESEATKKMYGLDNPLTEDFGRQCLMARRFSEKGVRFVQVSHTYKWDQHEHLKRDHEQNAAEVDKPIAALLHDLKTRGLLKDTLVLWGGEFGRTPTAQGSDGRDHNPEAFTMWMAGGGVKPGLSYGSTDDYGYYAVENKVHFHDLHATILHLLGLDHLKLTYKYAGRNFRLTDVHGEVVKGILA is encoded by the coding sequence ATGAACCCACACTGGAACGCACATCTCAACAAGACTCTTTCCCGTCGCGATCTGCTGCAGGTCTCAAGCGCCGGCTTCGGCAGTCTCGCACTCGCCGGTCTGCTCGGCGCGGAAGAAAAGCGTGGACCGCTCGATCCGCGCGCGCCGCACTTTCCAGCGAAAGCAAAGCGAGTGATTTTCCTGTTCATGCACGGTGGCCCCTCGCAAGTCGATACCTTCGATTACAAGCCGCTGCTCAAGCGCGACCACGGCAAACCGCTGCCCTTTGCACGTCCCAAGGTTGTCTCAAGCGAAACCTTCAATCTGCTGCAATCGCCCTGGAGCTTCAAGCAGTATGGCCAAAGCGGCGCCTGGGTCAGCAGCTTGTTTCCAGAGATCGCCAAGTGCGTCGACGACCTCTGCATCGTGAAATCGATGTACGGCTCGAACTCGCGCCACGGCGGCGCGCTGCTGGAACTCCACACCGGCTCTGACACCTTCGTCCGCCCGAGCATGGGTTCCTGGATCACCTACGGACTCGGCACCGAGAACTCGTCGATGCCCGGCTTCCTCACCATCTGCCCCACCCAGTCGCATGGCGGCGCGAACAACTTCGGCTCCGCCTTCCTGCCTGCGCCCTACGCGGGCACCGCGATCGGCTCGGTCGGCATCGCGGCCAAGGACGCACGCATTCCCTTCATCTCGAACAAAGAGACGCCCCGCGAAATCCAGCGCCACGAGATCGACTACAGCCAGATTCTCAACCGCAAGCAGTTGGAGATGACTGGACCCGACCGCGCTCTCGAAGGCCGCATCGAATCCTTTGAACTCGCCTTCCGCATGCAGGCCGAGGCGCCCGATCTGCAGGACCTCAGCAACGAATCGGAGGCCACCAAGAAGATGTACGGCCTCGACAATCCGCTCACCGAAGACTTCGGCCGCCAATGCCTGATGGCCCGCCGCTTCTCAGAGAAGGGAGTGCGCTTCGTCCAGGTCAGCCACACCTACAAGTGGGACCAGCATGAACACCTCAAGCGTGATCACGAACAGAACGCCGCTGAAGTCGACAAACCAATCGCCGCGCTGCTCCACGACCTCAAGACTCGCGGGCTCCTCAAGGACACGCTCGTGCTCTGGGGTGGCGAGTTTGGCCGCACCCCGACGGCGCAAGGTTCAGACGGCCGCGATCACAACCCCGAGGCCTTCACCATGTGGATGGCAGGCGGCGGCGTGAAGCCCGGTCTCAGCTACGGCTCTACCGACGACTACGGCTATTACGCGGTGGAGAACAAGGTCCACTTCCACGACCTCCACGCGACCATCCTGCACCTGCTTGGGCTGGACCATCTCAAGCTCACCTACAAGTACGCCGGCCGCAACTTCCGGCTGACGGACGTGCACGGCGAAGTCGTCAAAGGGATCCTTGCCTAA
- a CDS encoding DUF1553 domain-containing protein, which produces MLGRPLLCILAGILPAFSQVDGPAFFEKNIRPILVKQCLACHSATSQPIMGSLRLDTREMVLKGGSRGPSITPGNPAESLLLKAVLHTAGALKMPPGPKMKDADLAMLAQWIEMGAPWGNPLTTSAAPKTYWAFIKPTMPKTPELKNATWAKSPIDAFLLKSLEAKGLSPAPPADKRTLIRRATYDLIGLPPTPVEVQSFLADNSPQAYPNLIDRLLASPRYGERWGRHWLDVARYADSNGLDENLVYKNAFRYRDYVIAAFNKDKPYDQFLTEQLAGDLLPESSDLQTTFERWTATGFLSLGAKMLAEDDPKKMEMDIVDEQLDTTARAFMGMTVGCARCHDHKFDPIPTADYYGMAGIFKSSKTMENFKVVAKWHEYVLAPKEQRDQLAAHEAKIEAKRKEISAITKSENDTLTNDAKNHVGAYLLASARLQHDQEIRIAPVETSSQGISLASPPKNDGKTIDFSFDIPKAGQYQLDILDQERGAGTADIFVNGTWVLQGLPPVQNRAASPETPGWTYLAIVQLQRGKNTIRMEHASKFPKFDKLLLSPHTAKETPLTPVQIAALHKVNPTILEQLMDFFDRSQGAPASALYEWETKEKTPALAAQYESKFQQALRDKDNAALKPLLAFLEEKFGPFRAPANARRYYSEAAKAKLKVFDEELKTLEKATPDFPKAMGVTEGDQIADTQIHTRGSHWTLGETVPRHFLSVIDGKKLPEIGDKTSGRLQLAQWLTQPDHPLTSRVMVNRIWRNHFGRGIVPSVDNFGRLGEAPTNQPLLDYLALRFIENKWSIKAMHREMMLTNAYQMSSTLDAKANEADPENVLLWRFPRRRLEAEAIRDGVMSSSGELTTKMGGTILDYKDRAYVANTSKGGSVDYDRPIRSVYVPVVRSSMYEVFSAFDLPDPTMSNGDRDATVVAPQALFMMNSSVILIHSRKMADSLLADQTLDNQGRIRQAYERALSRPPTAQEIDQALTFLGSIEKDWKGDNAKAWQSFCKSLLATNEFIYLN; this is translated from the coding sequence ATGTTGGGGCGTCCCCTCCTTTGCATCCTCGCCGGAATCCTCCCTGCCTTCAGCCAAGTCGATGGCCCTGCTTTCTTTGAAAAAAACATCCGTCCCATCCTGGTGAAGCAGTGTCTGGCATGCCACTCCGCCACCAGTCAGCCGATCATGGGGAGCCTGCGTCTCGACACGCGTGAGATGGTGCTCAAGGGTGGCTCGCGCGGCCCCTCCATCACCCCCGGCAATCCTGCCGAAAGCCTGCTGCTCAAAGCTGTATTACACACGGCCGGCGCCTTGAAAATGCCGCCCGGCCCGAAGATGAAGGACGCCGATCTCGCCATGCTTGCCCAATGGATTGAGATGGGTGCGCCCTGGGGGAATCCTCTCACCACCAGCGCGGCACCGAAGACTTACTGGGCCTTCATCAAGCCCACGATGCCGAAGACTCCGGAGTTGAAGAACGCCACCTGGGCGAAGTCGCCGATCGATGCCTTTCTCTTAAAATCACTCGAGGCGAAAGGTCTCTCCCCTGCCCCTCCCGCCGACAAACGAACCCTCATCCGCCGCGCCACTTATGATCTGATCGGACTCCCGCCCACGCCAGTCGAAGTCCAGTCCTTCCTCGCCGACAACAGCCCGCAAGCCTACCCGAATCTGATCGACCGCCTGCTCGCCTCACCCCGCTACGGCGAGCGCTGGGGCCGCCATTGGCTCGACGTCGCCCGCTATGCCGATTCGAACGGTCTCGACGAGAACCTGGTCTACAAGAACGCCTTCCGCTATCGCGACTACGTCATCGCCGCCTTCAACAAAGACAAGCCCTACGATCAATTCCTCACCGAGCAACTTGCTGGTGATCTGCTACCCGAAAGCTCCGACCTGCAGACCACATTCGAGCGCTGGACCGCCACCGGTTTCCTGAGTCTTGGCGCCAAGATGCTCGCTGAAGACGACCCGAAAAAGATGGAGATGGATATTGTCGACGAGCAACTCGACACCACGGCGCGTGCCTTCATGGGCATGACTGTCGGTTGTGCCCGCTGCCACGATCACAAGTTCGACCCGATCCCCACCGCCGACTACTACGGCATGGCGGGCATCTTCAAATCGTCGAAGACCATGGAGAACTTCAAGGTGGTTGCCAAGTGGCACGAATACGTCCTCGCGCCCAAAGAACAGCGCGATCAGTTGGCGGCGCACGAAGCGAAAATCGAAGCCAAACGGAAAGAGATCTCCGCCATCACCAAAAGCGAGAACGACACGCTCACCAACGATGCCAAGAACCATGTCGGTGCGTATCTGCTGGCATCGGCTCGTCTGCAGCACGACCAGGAAATCCGGATCGCTCCTGTCGAAACCAGCTCCCAAGGAATCTCTCTCGCCTCACCGCCCAAGAACGACGGCAAGACCATCGACTTTAGCTTTGATATACCGAAAGCGGGCCAATACCAGTTGGATATTCTCGACCAGGAACGAGGCGCTGGCACTGCCGACATTTTCGTGAACGGCACTTGGGTGTTGCAAGGTCTGCCTCCAGTGCAGAATCGCGCCGCGTCGCCCGAGACGCCAGGCTGGACCTATCTCGCGATTGTCCAACTCCAGCGTGGGAAGAACACCATCCGCATGGAGCATGCCAGCAAGTTCCCCAAATTCGACAAGCTCCTCCTGTCCCCTCACACGGCTAAAGAGACGCCGCTCACCCCCGTCCAGATCGCAGCGCTGCACAAGGTGAACCCGACGATTCTCGAACAACTGATGGACTTCTTCGACCGCTCGCAAGGCGCGCCAGCCTCTGCCCTCTATGAATGGGAAACCAAGGAGAAAACGCCAGCTCTGGCCGCACAGTACGAGTCGAAATTCCAGCAAGCGCTTCGCGACAAGGACAACGCCGCACTCAAGCCGCTGCTAGCTTTTCTTGAAGAGAAGTTCGGTCCCTTCCGCGCGCCGGCCAATGCCCGCCGCTATTACAGCGAAGCTGCCAAAGCCAAGCTGAAGGTCTTCGACGAAGAGCTAAAAACTCTCGAGAAAGCAACGCCCGACTTCCCGAAGGCGATGGGCGTCACCGAAGGCGACCAGATCGCCGACACCCAAATCCACACCCGCGGCAGCCACTGGACTCTCGGCGAAACCGTGCCCCGCCACTTCCTCAGCGTCATTGATGGCAAGAAGCTGCCCGAGATCGGCGACAAGACCAGCGGCCGGCTCCAGTTGGCTCAATGGCTCACCCAACCCGATCATCCGCTCACCAGCCGCGTGATGGTCAACCGCATCTGGCGCAATCATTTTGGCCGTGGTATTGTCCCCAGCGTCGATAACTTTGGCCGCCTCGGCGAAGCCCCAACCAACCAGCCCTTGCTCGATTACCTCGCGCTGCGTTTCATCGAAAATAAGTGGTCGATCAAGGCCATGCACCGCGAGATGATGCTCACCAACGCCTATCAGATGAGCAGCACCCTCGACGCGAAGGCAAACGAAGCCGACCCCGAGAATGTCCTGCTCTGGCGCTTCCCGCGCCGCCGTCTCGAGGCAGAAGCCATCCGCGACGGCGTGATGTCCAGCTCGGGCGAACTTACCACCAAGATGGGCGGCACCATCCTCGATTACAAAGATCGCGCCTATGTCGCCAATACCTCGAAGGGCGGCTCTGTCGACTACGATCGCCCCATCCGCTCCGTCTACGTGCCGGTCGTCCGCAGTTCGATGTACGAGGTATTCTCGGCCTTCGATCTTCCCGACCCCACCATGTCCAATGGCGATCGCGACGCCACCGTCGTCGCCCCGCAAGCGCTGTTCATGATGAACAGCTCCGTCATCCTCATCCACAGCCGCAAGATGGCAGACTCCCTGCTGGCCGACCAGACCCTCGACAACCAGGGCCGCATCCGCCAAGCTTATGAACGGGCACTGTCCCGTCCTCCGACAGCACAGGAGATCGACCAGGCCCTCACCTTCCTCGGCAGCATCGAGAAGGACTGGAAAGGCGACAACGCCAAGGCTTGGCAAAGCTTCTGCAAGTCACTCCTGGCAACCAACGAATTCATCTATCTGAACTAG
- the ilvN gene encoding acetolactate synthase small subunit translates to MLQTLSLLLENKPGALMRVVGVLAARNYNVESLTVARTIDETLSRMTIVVDVESKVRAQVVKQLNKLVNVLQAQDLTEERSVAREMVLLRVRAEMANRTAILKEAEIFQARVVDSSVEGFAIECTGDPEKLDEFVDLMRSYGEIEVTRSGLVAVTLEPKKLRLASPVPMGAAEEEEEQQERVLSK, encoded by the coding sequence ATGTTGCAAACTTTATCTTTGTTGCTCGAGAACAAGCCCGGCGCGCTGATGCGCGTGGTGGGTGTGCTCGCGGCTCGTAATTACAACGTGGAAAGCCTAACGGTCGCACGCACGATCGACGAAACGCTTTCCCGCATGACGATCGTTGTGGACGTGGAATCGAAAGTTCGCGCCCAAGTGGTCAAGCAGTTGAATAAGCTGGTAAATGTACTCCAGGCGCAGGACCTGACCGAAGAGCGCAGTGTCGCTCGCGAGATGGTGTTGCTACGGGTGCGGGCTGAGATGGCGAACCGGACTGCGATCCTCAAGGAAGCGGAAATCTTCCAGGCGCGCGTGGTCGATTCGAGCGTCGAAGGTTTCGCGATCGAGTGCACGGGTGACCCCGAAAAGCTGGATGAATTTGTTGATTTGATGCGTAGCTACGGAGAGATCGAAGTGACCCGTAGCGGTTTGGTGGCGGTAACGCTCGAACCGAAGAAACTGCGCCTCGCCTCGCCCGTCCCGATGGGTGCGGCCGAAGAAGAAGAAGAACAACAGGAAAGAGTACTGAGCAAGTAA
- a CDS encoding dihydrodipicolinate synthase family protein, translating into MSQLREKLRGVFGFPVTPFNRDLTLDLDSLEKNVDAMTHHPYCAIVAAGGTGEIYSMTPDESVQVVEVAVKATQSRMPVVAGVGYNAAIGADMARRMEKAGADALLVMPPYYINAPEHGWIDYYKAIANATGLPLSLYSRDWAAFTPDQVARLADAVPTLQIWKDGQGNIRMYQRIMAKLGDRLAWVGGLGDDCAGGYWSIGVQAFTSSISNISPAIALAIAEAGQTQNFTRLNQIMFEYVHPLYSLRDKLRGYEVSVMKELMELLDIPAGPARPPLCAVREDHKAELLKLANLFRHAKP; encoded by the coding sequence ATGTCGCAACTACGTGAAAAACTCCGCGGCGTCTTCGGTTTCCCCGTCACGCCTTTCAACCGAGACCTGACTCTCGACCTTGACTCCCTCGAAAAGAACGTCGATGCCATGACGCATCATCCCTACTGCGCCATCGTCGCCGCCGGGGGCACGGGCGAAATCTATTCGATGACTCCCGATGAGTCCGTGCAGGTGGTCGAGGTTGCTGTCAAAGCAACTCAAAGCCGCATGCCCGTTGTCGCCGGCGTGGGCTACAACGCCGCCATTGGCGCCGACATGGCCCGCCGCATGGAGAAGGCCGGCGCCGATGCGCTGCTGGTCATGCCACCTTATTACATCAATGCGCCGGAGCATGGCTGGATCGATTACTACAAAGCGATTGCCAACGCGACCGGTCTGCCGCTCTCGCTCTATTCCCGCGACTGGGCGGCCTTCACGCCCGACCAGGTAGCACGCCTGGCCGATGCGGTCCCCACGCTCCAGATCTGGAAAGACGGGCAGGGCAACATTCGCATGTACCAGCGCATCATGGCCAAGCTCGGCGACCGCCTCGCCTGGGTCGGCGGCTTGGGCGACGATTGCGCCGGCGGCTACTGGTCCATCGGCGTCCAGGCCTTCACCAGTTCCATCTCGAACATCAGCCCTGCCATCGCGCTCGCCATTGCCGAAGCAGGCCAGACACAGAACTTCACCCGTCTGAATCAGATCATGTTCGAGTATGTCCACCCGCTCTACAGCTTGCGTGACAAGCTGCGCGGCTATGAAGTCTCGGTCATGAAGGAACTCATGGAATTGCTGGACATTCCGGCTGGCCCGGCGCGTCCTCCCCTTTGCGCCGTTCGCGAAGATCACAAGGCCGAGCTCCTCAAGCTGGCCAATCTCTTCCGCCACGCAAAGCCCTAG
- the ilvC gene encoding ketol-acid reductoisomerase: MPNRYYEKDGNLGLLQDKTIGIVGYGSQGHAHALNLRDSGLNVVVGLYEGSKSWAKAEAAGLKVMTVADATKASDFLMILVSDHIQADIYEKEIKPNLTPGKTLMFAHGFNIHFGFITPPEGVDITMVAPKAPGHRVRELYTEGVGVPALVAIHQNATGKALENSLAYALGLGCLKAGVIETTFKEETESDLFGEQAVLCGGVSELINAGFETLVDAGYAPEIAYFECLHELKLIVDLIYEGGLGYMRYSVSDTAEYGDYVTGPRIITDATRAEMKKVLSEIQSGHFARTWMAENKAGREKFLAMRKAGANTRIETVGKELREMMTFLKKKKEVGVPQE; the protein is encoded by the coding sequence ATGCCAAATCGCTACTACGAAAAAGACGGCAATCTCGGCCTTCTGCAAGACAAGACTATTGGAATTGTAGGCTACGGTAGCCAGGGACACGCCCATGCGTTGAACCTGCGTGACTCCGGCCTCAATGTGGTCGTGGGCCTCTATGAGGGTTCGAAGAGCTGGGCCAAGGCCGAAGCAGCCGGCTTGAAGGTGATGACGGTTGCTGACGCCACCAAGGCGAGCGACTTCCTCATGATCCTGGTGAGCGATCACATCCAGGCCGACATCTATGAGAAGGAAATCAAGCCGAACCTGACCCCGGGCAAGACCCTGATGTTTGCGCACGGCTTCAACATCCACTTCGGCTTCATCACGCCGCCCGAGGGTGTGGACATCACGATGGTGGCCCCCAAGGCTCCTGGCCATCGCGTTCGCGAACTGTACACGGAAGGCGTGGGCGTACCCGCACTCGTTGCCATCCACCAGAACGCGACCGGCAAGGCTCTCGAGAATTCTCTCGCCTATGCCCTCGGCCTCGGCTGTCTGAAGGCTGGCGTGATCGAGACCACCTTCAAGGAAGAAACCGAGAGCGATCTGTTCGGTGAGCAGGCTGTCCTTTGCGGCGGCGTCAGCGAACTGATCAACGCTGGTTTTGAAACGCTGGTAGACGCTGGTTATGCTCCCGAAATCGCTTACTTCGAGTGCCTGCACGAGCTGAAGCTGATCGTCGACCTCATCTATGAGGGCGGCCTGGGCTACATGCGCTACTCGGTGTCTGACACTGCCGAATATGGCGACTACGTCACTGGCCCGCGCATCATCACCGACGCCACCCGCGCCGAGATGAAGAAGGTTCTGAGCGAAATCCAGAGCGGTCACTTTGCCCGCACCTGGATGGCAGAGAACAAGGCTGGCCGTGAGAAGTTCCTCGCCATGCGTAAGGCTGGAGCCAACACGCGCATCGAAACGGTGGGCAAAGAACTCCGTGAGATGATGACCTTCCTCAAGAAGAAGAAAGAAGTCGGCGTACCGCAAGAATAG